In Canis lupus dingo isolate Sandy chromosome 12, ASM325472v2, whole genome shotgun sequence, the following proteins share a genomic window:
- the DEFB113 gene encoding beta-defensin 113 — protein sequence MKILCIFLIFVLTVSCGPSVSQKKTKEDAGRKRECYLVRGACKSSCNSWEYIYNYCSTEPCCVVREYQKPVSKSINFTGDIL from the exons ATGAAGAtactttgtattttcctgatcTTTGTTCTCACTGTGTCTTGTGGTCCATCAG tttcacagaaaaaaacaaaagaagatgcagggagaaaaagagaatgttaCCTTGTTCGTGGAGCTTGCAAGTCTTCATGCAACTCTTGggaatacatatataattactgCAGTACTGAACCATGCTGTGTTGTACGGGAATACCAAAAGCCAGTCTCTAAATCTATCAATTTTACAGGTGATATACTGTAA